The Anas platyrhynchos isolate ZD024472 breed Pekin duck chromosome 3, IASCAAS_PekinDuck_T2T, whole genome shotgun sequence genome includes a window with the following:
- the IAH1 gene encoding isoamyl acetate-hydrolyzing esterase 1 homolog isoform X1 has protein sequence MALAEAGVGGRLLLWPRIVLFGDSITEFSFQEHGWGAFLAERLVRKCDVVNRGLSGYNTRWAKVILPRLISKNSGAESTVAVTIFFGANDSALKDLNPKQHVPLEEYAANLKSMVQYLKSIDIAEDRIILITPPPLQESAWEKECLAKGDKLNRRNATTGQYAQACVQVARDCRTDVLDLWTLMQKNQDFSAYLSDGLHLSAKGNSFLAAQLWKRLENKVSALPFLLPYWREVDHLHPEASLL, from the exons ATGGCGCTGGCAGAGGCGGGTGTTGGCGGGCGGCTGCTGCTCTGGCCCCGCATCGTCCTTTTTGGAGACTCCATCACCGAG ttttccttccagGAGCATGGCTGGGGAGCATTCCTTGCTGAGAGACTTGTCAG AAAATGCGATGTTGTAAATCGTGGACTCTCAGGGTACAATACCAGGTGGGCTAAAGTGATCCTTCCAAGACTGATCAGCAAAAATTCTGGTGCTGAGAGTACTGTTGCAGTCACGATTTTCTTTGGAGCTAATGACAGCGCTTTGAAAG ATCTGAACCCTAAGCAGCACGTTCCTTTGGAGGAATACGCGGCGAACTTGAAGAGCATGGTGCAGTACCTGAAGTCCATCGACATTGCTGAGGACAGGATCATTCTGATAACGCCGCCCCCTCTTCAGGAGTCAGCTTGGGAGAAGGAGTGCCTTGCCAAAG GTGACAAACTGAATCGCCGCAATGCCACCACGGGGCAGTATGCCCAGGCCTGCGTGCAGGTAGCCAGGGACTGCAGGACTGACGTGCTCGACCTGTGGACACTGATGCAAAAAAATCAG GATTTCTCTGCCTATTTGTCTGACGGGCTTCACCTGTCAGCCAAAGGGAACAGCTTTCTGGCAGCCCAGCTTTGGAAACGCCTGGAGAATAAAGTGTCTGCGCTGCCCTTCTTGCTTCCCTACTGGCGGGAGGTGGACCACCTGCACCCCGAGGCCAGTCTGCTGTGA
- the IAH1 gene encoding isoamyl acetate-hydrolyzing esterase 1 homolog isoform X2 yields MALAEAGVGGRLLLWPRIVLFGDSITEFSFQEHGWGAFLAERLVRKCDVVNRGLSGYNTRWAKVILPRLISKNSGAESTVAVTIFFGANDSALKDLNPKQHVPLEEYAANLKSMVQYLKSIDIAEDRIILITPPPLQESAWEKECLAKGDKLNRRNATTGQYAQACVQVARDCRTDVLDLWTLMQKNQLETLHTAQ; encoded by the exons ATGGCGCTGGCAGAGGCGGGTGTTGGCGGGCGGCTGCTGCTCTGGCCCCGCATCGTCCTTTTTGGAGACTCCATCACCGAG ttttccttccagGAGCATGGCTGGGGAGCATTCCTTGCTGAGAGACTTGTCAG AAAATGCGATGTTGTAAATCGTGGACTCTCAGGGTACAATACCAGGTGGGCTAAAGTGATCCTTCCAAGACTGATCAGCAAAAATTCTGGTGCTGAGAGTACTGTTGCAGTCACGATTTTCTTTGGAGCTAATGACAGCGCTTTGAAAG ATCTGAACCCTAAGCAGCACGTTCCTTTGGAGGAATACGCGGCGAACTTGAAGAGCATGGTGCAGTACCTGAAGTCCATCGACATTGCTGAGGACAGGATCATTCTGATAACGCCGCCCCCTCTTCAGGAGTCAGCTTGGGAGAAGGAGTGCCTTGCCAAAG GTGACAAACTGAATCGCCGCAATGCCACCACGGGGCAGTATGCCCAGGCCTGCGTGCAGGTAGCCAGGGACTGCAGGACTGACGTGCTCGACCTGTGGACACTGATGCAAAAAAATCAG TTGGAAACCCTCCACACAGCTCAGTGA
- the ADAM17 gene encoding disintegrin and metalloproteinase domain-containing protein 17, whose translation MGLRLRLGLLPALLLLLLAATGELQALGRPPQRQRYASVESMLSDYDILSQSSIQQHSLRKRDLQPETHVERLLSFSALQRHFKLYLTATAEHFSEKFQALIVDGEGKEKEYRVQWQDFFTGHVVGEHNSKVVAHIGDEDFTVRINTDGEEYNIEPLWRFIDNEQDERLLVYRSEDIKDFSRLQSPKVCGYLKLNEEELLPKGLEDSKQNEASVSRKKRAVPESSKNTCKMLVVADHRFFKYMGRGEESTTINYLIELIDRVDDIYRNTSWDNGAFKGYGIQIEQIIIHNEPNPVQSGQKHYNMAKSYPDDKKDAWDVKMLLEQFSFDIAEKAAHVCLAHLFTYQDFDMGTLGLAYVGSPRPNSHGGICPKAYYSQIAKKDIYLNSGLTSTKNYGKTILTKEADLVTTHELGHNFGAEHDPDSLPECAPTEDQGGKYVMYPIAVSGDHENNKMFSSCSKKSIHRTIEIKAQECFKERNNKVCGNSRVDEGEECDPGLLHQQADPCCSADCKLKDGAKCSDRNSPCCKGCQFESAQKKCQEAINATCKGESFCTGNSSECPPPGNALDDTVCVDMGKCKDGECVPFCEREKNLRSCACNETDNSCKVCCRDEQDRCVPYVDANDQFLFLRKGKPCTVGFCDTNGKCEKQVQDVIERFWDFIDQLSINTFGKFLADNIVGSVLVFSLLFWIPLSILVHCVDKKLDKQYEENTKSLFCPSNVEMLSSLDSASVRIVKPFPAAQASSRHQPLQPLQPLAAVPLAAAAPKQDHQRMDTIQEDPSTDSHVDEDAFEKDPFPNSSSAAKSFEDLTEHPVTRSEKAASFKLQRQNRVDSKETEC comes from the exons GCACTTTAAATTATACTTAACTGCAACTGCTGAacacttttcagaaaaattTCAAGCATTAATTGTGGATGGCGAAGGCAAGGAAAAGGAGTACCGTGTTCAATGGCAAGACTTTTTCACTGGACACGTCGTTG gGGAGCATAATTCCAAGGTTGTGGCACATATTGGGGATGAAGACTTTACAGTAAGGATCAATACTGATGGAGAAGAATACAATATTGAG CCACTGTGGAGATTTATAGATAATGAGCAAGATGAAAGACTGCTGGTCTACAGATCTGAAGATATTAAAGACTTCTCACGATTGCAGTCCCCCAAAGTGTGTGGTTATTTAAAGCTGAACGAAGAAGAGCTGTTGCCAAAAGGACTGGAAGATAGCAAGCAAAATGAAG CAAGCGTCTCCCGGAAGAAAAGAGCTGTCCCAGAGAGCTCCAAAAACACGTGCAAGATGTTGGTAGTGGCAGATCATCGTTTCTTCAAGTACATGGGCCGGGGGGAAGAGAGTACGACCATAAACTATTTG aTTGAGTTGATAGACAGAGTAGATGACATCTACCGAAATACTTCCTGGGACAACGGGGCCTTCAAAGGCTATGGCATCCAGATAGAGCAG ATTATCATCCACAATGAACCAAATCCAGTGCAATCTGGACAGAAGCATTACAACATGGCAAAAAGTTACCCCGATGATAAAAAGGATGCCTGGGATGTGAAAATGCTGCTAGAG caaTTTAGCTTTGATATTGCTGAGAAAGCAGCTCATGTGTGCCTTGCTCATCTTTTCACGTATCAAGATTTTGATATGGGAACGCTTGGACTGGCTTATGTTGGCTCTCCCAGACCTAACAGCCACGGTGGCATTTGTCCTAAAG CTTATTACAGTCAGATTGCAAAGAAAGACATCTATCTGAACAGTGGCTTAACCAGCACCAAGAACTATGGGAAAACCATCCTCACGAAG GAGGCTGACCTGGTTACGACGCACGAGCTTGGACATAACTTCGGAGCAGAGCACGATCCTGACAGTCTGCCAGAGTGTGCCCCCACTGAAGACCAGGGAGGGAAATACGTCATGTATCCCATTGCTGTCAGTGGAGATCATGAAAACAATAAG ATGTTCTCAAGCTGCAGCAAAAAATCCATCCATAGGACCATTGAGATCAAGGCCCAGGAGTGCTTCAAGGAGCGCAACAACAAAGTCTGCGGGAACTCCAGGGTGGATGAGGGGGAGGAGTGCGATCCCGgcctcctgcaccagcaggctGATCCCTGCTGCTCCGCGGACTGCAAGCTGAAGGACGGCGCCAAGTGCAG CGATCGGAACAGCCCCTGCTGCAAAGGCTGCCAGTTCGAAAGCGCGCAGAAGAAATGCCAAGAAGCCATAAATGCCACTTGTAAAGGAGAGTCTTTCTGCACGG GGAACAGCAGCGAGTGCCCTCCCCCGGGGAACGCCCTGGATGACACGGTCTGTGTGGACATGGGGAAGTGCAAGGACGGGGAGTGCGTCCCCTTCTGCGAGAGGGAGAAGAACCTCCGCTCCTGTGCCTGCAACG AGACGGACAACTCCTGCAAGGTGTGCTGCCGCGACGAGCAGGACCGCTGCGTCCCGTACGTTGACGCCAACGACCAGTTTCTCTTCCTGCGCAAGGGCAAGCCCTGTACCGTGGGCTTCTGCGACACCAAC GGCAAATGTGAGAAGCAAGTACAGGACGTGATCGAACGGTTTTGGGATTTCATAGACCAGCTCAGTATCAATACCTTTG GGAAGTTCCTCGCAGATAATATAGTGGGCTCCGTGCTCGTCTTCTCCTTGCTCTTCTGGATTCCTCTCAGCATCCTTGTGCACTGTGTG GACAAGAAATTGGACAAGCAGTACGAGGAGAACACCAAGTCTCTGTTCTGCCCCAGT AACGTGGAGATGCTGAGCAGCCTGGATTCAGCCTCTGTGCGCATCGTGAAGCCCTTCCCAGCGGCGCAGGCGAGCAGCCGGCACCAGCCCCTGcaacccctgcagcccctggctgcAGTGCCACTGGCAGCGGCGGCGCCCAAGCAGGACCACCAGCGCATGGACACCATCCAGGAGGACCCCAGCACCGACTCCCACGTCGACGAGGACGCCTTCGAGAAGGACCCTTTCCCCAACAGCAGCTCGGCGGCCAAATCTTTCGAGGACTTGACAGAGCACCCCGTCACCAGGAGCGAGAAGGCGGCGTCCTTCAAGCTGCAGCGCCAGAACCGGGTGGACAGCAAGGAGACGGAGTGCTAG